The stretch of DNA TCGGAGGCGCTCGACGCCGATCAGCGCGCCCGGATCGGTGCGGCCGATACGTTCTTCATCGGTACCGGCGCGGGCGACATCGACGACGCACCGGCGGCCGCTCGAGGCTACGACGTGTCGCATCGCGGTGGGGCGCCGGGTTTCGTCCGCGTGACCGAGCAGGGAGGGCTGCAGATCCCGGACTATGCCGGCAACAACTTCTTCAACACCCTCGGTAATCTGATCCGCAATCCGCGCGTCGGGCTGCTGTTCGTCGACTTCCAGACAGGCGGGATGCTGCAGCTGACCGGTCGGGCACGCATCGATTGGACCCCGCGGAACCCGCACGATCCCAATGCCCGGCGACTGATCGAGGTGACGGTGGATCGGGTCGTGGATCGGCCGGGTGCGCTGGCGCTGCGCTGGCATCGCCCGGCCGGTGCACCGATGCGCCTGGCTGTCGTCGACAAGGTGATCGAAAGCGATCGCATCACCTCGTTCCATCTGGCGGATCCGGACAGCGGCGCGCTGGCGCCGTTCGATGCTGGCCAGCATCTGCCCATCGAGCTGGATATCCCGGATCACACGGGCCGGGTCGGCCGCAGTTATTCGTTGTCGGGCTCGCCCTCTGCGGGTAGCTATCGCCTGAGTATCAAGCGGGAGGATCACGGCCTGGCATCGCGTTTTCTGCACGACCGGGTCGACATCGGCGACTGGATCGAGGCGCGTCCGCCCTCGGGCGACTTCGTCCTGCCCGGCCGGCCCGGGCCGCTCGTGCTGGTGAGTGCCGGCGTCGGCATCACGCCCATGCTCGCGATGCTGCATGCCGTCGTAGCCGGCGCAGCGCCCGTCGGCCATCCGGTCTGGTTCGTGCACGGCACGCGCAACGGGGCGGCGCATGCCTTCCGGAGCGAGGTCGACGGGTTGATCGCCCGATCCGGCCGGGTGACCCGGCGTATCTTCTACAGCGCGCCCCGCGACAACGATACGTTGGGCGTCGACTACGACGCGCAAGGCCGCGTCACGGCCGGTGACCTGCTCGGCCTCGGCGCGGGGCCGAATGCGAACTATCTGCTCTGCGGTCCGGCCCGGTTCCTGGCCGATACGAGCGCTGGGCTGGAAGCCGGCGGTGTCGATTCGGATCGCATCGCGTTCGAGACCTTCGGCCCGGCGGGCTGAGGCTGTCGTAGCGCCGCCCGTGCCGACGGGTTCTCCGCC from Salinisphaera sp. T31B1 encodes:
- a CDS encoding pyridoxamine 5'-phosphate oxidase family protein, giving the protein SEALDADQRARIGAADTFFIGTGAGDIDDAPAAARGYDVSHRGGAPGFVRVTEQGGLQIPDYAGNNFFNTLGNLIRNPRVGLLFVDFQTGGMLQLTGRARIDWTPRNPHDPNARRLIEVTVDRVVDRPGALALRWHRPAGAPMRLAVVDKVIESDRITSFHLADPDSGALAPFDAGQHLPIELDIPDHTGRVGRSYSLSGSPSAGSYRLSIKREDHGLASRFLHDRVDIGDWIEARPPSGDFVLPGRPGPLVLVSAGVGITPMLAMLHAVVAGAAPVGHPVWFVHGTRNGAAHAFRSEVDGLIARSGRVTRRIFYSAPRDNDTLGVDYDAQGRVTAGDLLGLGAGPNANYLLCGPARFLADTSAGLEAGGVDSDRIAFETFGPAG